Proteins from a genomic interval of Deltaproteobacteria bacterium RBG_16_64_85:
- a CDS encoding cell division protein FtsA, protein METVSGPVIAGLDVGSSKVATVVARKGPEGLEILGVGRAETDGMRKGAVVNVDATVKSIQQSLGEAEKMTGVSIPSVFVGVSGPLIKSFNSHAAISVRNEREVTEVDVARVLELAKAVELPNDREVLHVLTQEFIVDDMGGIKDPRGMTGIRLDARVHVVTDDVPSTRNLVKCVEKAELGIDDIALSPLASANAVLTPEEKEVGVVLLDFGAGTVEMAIFYDGALRHTFVLPLGGANITSDVAVGLKVPWADAEGLKISSGCAMIQKVRRDELVELPGVGGRQPRPIRRQYLSEIIEPRTEEIFGLLRKEILRSGFEEMLGAGVVLTGGGSLLDGLPELGERVFQLPVRRGGPIGVGGLVEVIGSPGYATAVGLAIYGSSMAEVLVAREEVAGSAGWLERVKQFLTDIF, encoded by the coding sequence ATGGAAACGGTTTCGGGACCGGTGATCGCCGGGTTGGACGTCGGGTCGAGCAAGGTCGCCACGGTCGTGGCCAGGAAGGGGCCGGAAGGCCTGGAGATCCTGGGAGTGGGGAGGGCCGAAACGGACGGGATGCGGAAGGGGGCCGTGGTGAACGTGGACGCCACGGTCAAGTCGATCCAGCAAAGCCTTGGCGAGGCGGAGAAGATGACGGGAGTCTCGATCCCGTCCGTCTTCGTCGGCGTGTCCGGCCCGCTGATCAAGTCGTTCAACAGTCACGCCGCGATCTCGGTCCGCAACGAGCGGGAGGTGACCGAGGTGGACGTCGCGCGCGTCCTGGAGCTCGCGAAGGCGGTCGAGCTTCCCAACGACCGGGAGGTCCTCCACGTCCTGACGCAGGAGTTCATCGTCGACGACATGGGAGGGATCAAGGACCCGCGCGGCATGACCGGCATCCGGCTGGACGCCCGCGTCCACGTGGTGACCGACGACGTCCCCAGCACGCGCAACCTCGTCAAGTGCGTCGAGAAGGCGGAACTGGGCATCGACGACATCGCGCTCAGCCCCCTCGCATCTGCGAATGCGGTGCTGACTCCGGAGGAGAAGGAAGTCGGAGTGGTCCTGCTCGATTTCGGGGCGGGCACCGTGGAGATGGCCATTTTCTACGATGGGGCCCTGCGGCACACCTTCGTCCTCCCCCTGGGAGGAGCGAACATCACGTCGGACGTGGCCGTCGGGCTTAAGGTTCCCTGGGCGGACGCGGAGGGGTTAAAGATCTCCTCCGGGTGCGCCATGATCCAGAAGGTCCGGCGGGACGAGCTGGTGGAGCTTCCGGGAGTGGGTGGCCGCCAGCCCCGGCCGATCCGCCGTCAATACCTGAGCGAGATCATCGAGCCGCGCACCGAGGAGATCTTCGGACTCCTTCGGAAGGAGATCCTCCGCTCGGGATTCGAGGAGATGCTCGGCGCGGGAGTCGTGCTGACCGGCGGGGGTTCCCTCCTCGACGGGCTTCCCGAGCTCGGGGAAAGGGTGTTCCAGCTCCCCGTCCGGCGCGGCGGTCCAATCGGCGTTGGCGGACTTGTGGAGGTCATCGGGAGTCCCGGCTACGCGACCGCGGTAGGGCTTGCAATCTACGGTTCGAGCATGGCCGAGGTCCTGGTCGCCCGGGAAGAAGTGGCGGGCAGCGCGGGTTGGCTGGAACGGGTCAAGCAGTTCCTTACGGATATTTTCTGA